The Pseudanabaena galeata CCNP1313 genome includes a region encoding these proteins:
- a CDS encoding HD-GYP domain-containing protein: MSDYSREYDIQILGLSNLLQPSTKQIIYTLHSPTYLHCKYLSILSRYFGEFLQLSDLELQTLIWGAYLHDIGKCSISSNILDKPSGLSHHEWEFMKLHPTIDNATLLFPKEVEPIIPIIQCHHERWDGSGYPKGLSKKDIPYLARVVQLVDIYDALTHTRSYKRTFSSEKAIEIILEETVKGWYEPILVEQFIEFLKKQSEKYPHTITLTSFSYLHTAKVA; this comes from the coding sequence ATGAGTGATTATTCTAGGGAATATGATATTCAGATTTTAGGATTATCCAATCTGTTGCAACCTTCTACAAAACAAATAATTTATACACTTCATTCCCCGACATATTTACATTGCAAGTACTTGTCAATTTTATCCAGATATTTTGGAGAGTTTTTGCAGTTGTCAGATCTAGAGCTTCAGACTTTAATTTGGGGTGCTTATTTGCATGACATTGGCAAATGTTCTATCTCTTCAAATATTTTAGATAAACCATCTGGGCTATCGCATCATGAATGGGAATTTATGAAATTACATCCCACAATTGATAACGCAACCCTACTTTTCCCCAAAGAAGTTGAACCGATTATTCCCATTATTCAATGCCATCACGAACGTTGGGACGGTTCGGGCTATCCTAAAGGCTTATCCAAAAAAGACATTCCATATTTAGCAAGAGTTGTTCAACTTGTAGATATATATGATGCACTCACACATACTCGTAGTTATAAGAGAACTTTTAGTTCGGAAAAAGCCATCGAAATAATTCTAGAAGAAACAGTAAAAGGTTGGTATGAACCAATATTAGTAGAGCAATTTATTGAGTTTTTGAAGAAACAATCTGAAAAGTATCCACACACAATCACTCTGACATCTTTCTCGTATCTACACACAGCAAAGGTGGCATGA